One Desulfobulbaceae bacterium DNA window includes the following coding sequences:
- a CDS encoding GAF domain-containing protein: MMAHSNDTPTLEEKPLHTISLISTIFQEEYQAGSTSLGEILHDVVELYQGHWPAYEPCQVGYHTLQHSIEVALLTARIVAGWNRSEPESFSQDHFVTVVTAALFHDSGYIKDRGDTIGFGGKFTFDHVARSKRILAEYLTSRDWPISRINQTVALLDTTEFNHTPDLDESFPDPLTRRLASILGTTDLIAQMSDLNYIANIRALFQELEEAYTIIGRKELERQGHRVFDSAEALLHETVNFYEHKVLPRLRNFGNVYSYLVNFFGNGRNPYLESIVANLSVQLLGKDSPWQRIGSILTSLGAISQDQLAEALRRQKSLANPLPPPQIVSFQRRFLNWSNGATEQKTLGDILISMGAISPATLSQGLISQVLPPRDFSSLDREQIELLLKISVMLHGACHDPWVFQQIISLTASQIGCSGGSILLAVPDRHEMIVAVSTLLAREHFEGKTIPADKGLAGWVFSHGQAAIINSIDTDTRIEKALDRRSPNPPQSILAVPMCHNSGRFGVMEMYDKPDGFTDDDAALLVMIANIIAVALGDILASS, encoded by the coding sequence CACCATCTCCCTGATCTCTACTATCTTCCAGGAAGAGTACCAGGCTGGATCTACCAGTTTAGGCGAAATCCTACACGATGTGGTTGAACTCTACCAAGGACATTGGCCGGCTTACGAGCCTTGCCAAGTCGGTTACCACACCCTTCAGCACAGCATTGAAGTCGCCTTGCTTACGGCGCGGATTGTCGCTGGTTGGAATCGATCAGAACCTGAAAGTTTTTCCCAAGATCATTTTGTGACGGTGGTCACCGCAGCTCTGTTCCACGACAGCGGCTATATCAAAGACCGTGGCGACACCATAGGGTTCGGCGGCAAGTTCACCTTCGACCATGTGGCGCGGAGTAAACGGATCCTTGCAGAGTACCTTACAAGCAGGGATTGGCCGATTTCACGCATTAACCAAACCGTAGCCTTGCTCGACACCACTGAGTTCAACCACACTCCTGACCTGGATGAATCCTTCCCCGATCCTCTCACCAGACGGCTGGCTTCGATTCTGGGGACTACAGACTTGATCGCGCAGATGTCTGACCTCAACTACATAGCCAATATTCGCGCTCTATTTCAAGAGCTCGAAGAAGCCTACACTATTATCGGGCGAAAAGAACTTGAGCGCCAAGGCCACCGTGTCTTTGACTCGGCTGAAGCCCTTTTACACGAGACCGTCAATTTTTATGAACACAAAGTCCTGCCAAGACTTCGTAATTTTGGCAATGTCTATAGTTATCTGGTCAATTTCTTTGGTAACGGTCGCAACCCCTACCTTGAAAGCATCGTTGCCAACCTTTCTGTCCAACTCTTAGGCAAAGACTCTCCATGGCAGCGCATTGGTTCAATCTTAACAAGCTTGGGAGCTATCTCTCAAGACCAACTCGCCGAGGCCTTGAGAAGGCAAAAATCCTTGGCAAATCCACTACCACCACCTCAAATCGTCTCATTTCAGAGACGATTCCTCAACTGGAGCAACGGCGCTACTGAACAAAAGACCCTTGGCGATATTCTAATCAGCATGGGGGCAATCAGTCCGGCAACTCTCAGCCAAGGTCTGATATCCCAAGTCTTGCCACCACGAGACTTCTCGTCTCTTGATCGTGAACAGATTGAACTCCTGCTTAAAATATCAGTCATGCTTCACGGGGCCTGTCATGATCCTTGGGTCTTTCAACAGATCATTTCCCTGACCGCCTCACAGATAGGTTGTTCCGGCGGCTCAATCCTCCTGGCAGTACCTGATCGTCATGAGATGATCGTTGCCGTTTCAACCCTGCTGGCAAGGGAGCACTTTGAGGGGAAAACCATTCCTGCGGACAAGGGTCTTGCTGGCTGGGTGTTCAGCCACGGACAAGCCGCCATTATTAACTCCATTGACACAGACACTCGCATTGAAAAAGCTTTGGATCGACGTTCACCAAACCCTCCGCAATCTATTCTGGCTGTCCCCATGTGCCACAACAGTGGTCGGTTCGGGGTGATGGAGATGTATGACAAACCAGATGGTTTCACCGATGACGATGCCGCCCTGCTGGTGATGATTGCCAATATAATCGCGGTGGCGCTGGGTGACATCTTAGCGTCATCCTGA